One Nicotiana tomentosiformis chromosome 4, ASM39032v3, whole genome shotgun sequence genomic window carries:
- the LOC104105802 gene encoding inorganic pyrophosphatase TTM2-like isoform X5 produces the protein MDTDTSDAESTSRRAGLLKDQVRLVKRKDCDRYEIVSIPDNLSFEKGFFIVIRACQLLVQKNNGLIMIGVAGPSGAGKTVFTEKILNFMPSVAVISMDNYNDASRIVDGNFDDPRLTDYDTLLKNINDLKTGKPAEIPIYDFKSSSRIGYRTLEVPSSRIVVIEGIYALNEKLRPFLDLRVSVNGGVHFDLVKRVLRDIQRAGQEPSEIIHQVSETVYPMYKAYIEPDLKTAHIKIINKFNPFSGFQSPTYILKSSRNPKTELIKSVLSEEHTESTEQIYDIYLLPPGEDPETCQSYLRMRNKDGKYNLMFEEWVTDSPFVISPRISFEVSVRLLGGLMALGYTMAAILKRSSHVFSDERVCVKIDWLEQLNRHYVQVQGRDRVVVKCIADQLGLEGSYTPRTYIEQIQLEKLVNEVMALPDDLKTKLSLDEDIVASPKETLSRASAERVSWRNKNIRRDKNLSNVSSDYRRNDMSAESGTRLSNQVQ, from the exons ATGGATACGGATACTTCAGATGCTGAATCGACTAGTCGGAGAGCTGGTCTCTTAAAGGACCAGGTTCGACTAGTTAAGAGAAAAGATTGTGATCGATATGAGATTGTCTCAATACCAGATAATTTGTCATTTGAGAAAGGATTCTTCATTGTAATCCGTGCATGCCAATTGTTGGTTCAGAAGAATAATGGACTGATAATGATAGGAGTAGCTGGTCCCTCTGGTGCCGGAAAGACTGTATTTACTGAGAAAATACTGAACTTTATGCCAAGCGTTGCAGTTATCTCAATGGATAACTACAATGATGCTAGTCGAATTGTTGATGGAAACTTTGATG ACCCACGCCTAACAGACTATGATACATTGCTGAAAAATATCAATGATCTGAAGACTGGGAAGCCAGCAGAGATTCCAATATATGATTTCAAATCTAGTTCGCGAATAGGATACAG GACCCTTGAAGTCCCTAGCTCCCGCATTGTGGTTATTGAGGGCATCTATGCTCTGAACGAAAAGTTGCGGCCTTTCCTGGATCTTCGCGTATCTGTGAATGGTGGAGTACACTTTGATCTCGTTAAAAGAGTTTTACGTGACATACAACGTGCTGGGCAGGAACCATCAGAAATAATCCATCAAGTATCTGAAACG GTTTATCCAATGTACAAGGCTTATATTGAGCCTGATCTCAAAACTGCACACATAAAAATTATCAACAAATTTAATCCTTTCTCTGGATTCCAGAGTCCTACTTACATTCTAAAG TCATCAAGGAATCCGAAGACAGAACTAATCAAGTCTGTCTTGTCTGAAGAACACACTGAGAGTACGGAACAGATTTATGACATATACCTTCTGCCACCTGGTGAAGATCCAGAGACATGCCAATCATATCTGAGGATGCGAAATAAAGATGGGAAATACAATCTCATGTTTGAG GAATGGGTCACTGATTCTCCATTTGTCATATCACCAAGAATCAGTTTTGAAGTTAGTGTGCGTCTTCTTGGTGGATTGATGGCTTTGGGATACACAATGGCGGCCATCCTCAAAAGAAGCAGCCATGTATTTTCTGATGAAAGGGTCTGTGTGAAAATTGACTGGCTTGAACAACTGAACCGCCACTATGTGCAG GTCCAAGGAAGAGATCGTGTTGTTGTAAAATGTATAGCTGATCAGCTGGGTTTGGAAGGCTCATATACTCCGCGTACATATATTGAGCAAATACAGCTAGAGAAGCTTGTGAATGAGGTTATG GCATTACCAGATGACTTGAAAACAAAGCTTAGCCTAGATGAAGATATTGTCGCAAGCCCTAAAGAAACTCTCTCTCGAGCCTCGGCGGAGAGAGTATCATGGAGAAATAAGAATATCAGAAG GGACAAAAATCTATCAAATGTTAGTTCTGATTATCGGAGGAATGACATGAGTGCGGAGTCAGGAACAAGATTATCAAACCAGGTGCaatga
- the LOC104105802 gene encoding inorganic pyrophosphatase TTM2-like isoform X6, producing MDTDTSDAESTSRRAGLLKDQVRLVKRKDCDRYEIVSIPDNLSFEKGFFIVIRACQLLVQKNNGLIMIGVAGPSGAGKTVFTEKILNFMPSVAVISMDNYNDASRIVDGNFDDPRLTDYDTLLKNINDLKTGKPAEIPIYDFKSSSRIGYRTLEVPSSRIVVIEGIYALNEKLRPFLDLRVSVNGGVHFDLVKRVLRDIQRAGQEPSEIIHQVSETVYPMYKAYIEPDLKTAHIKIINKFNPFSGFQSPTYILKSSRNPKTELIKSVLSEEHTESTEQIYDIYLLPPGEDPETCQSYLRMRNKDGKYNLMFEEWVTDSPFVISPRISFEVSVRLLGGLMALGYTMAAILKRSSHVFSDERVCVKIDWLEQLNRHYVQVQGRDRVVVKCIADQLGLEGSYTPRTYIEQIQLEKLVNEVMALPDDLKTKLSLDEDIVASPKETLSRASAERVSWRNKNIRSSDYRRNDMSAESGTRLSNQVQ from the exons ATGGATACGGATACTTCAGATGCTGAATCGACTAGTCGGAGAGCTGGTCTCTTAAAGGACCAGGTTCGACTAGTTAAGAGAAAAGATTGTGATCGATATGAGATTGTCTCAATACCAGATAATTTGTCATTTGAGAAAGGATTCTTCATTGTAATCCGTGCATGCCAATTGTTGGTTCAGAAGAATAATGGACTGATAATGATAGGAGTAGCTGGTCCCTCTGGTGCCGGAAAGACTGTATTTACTGAGAAAATACTGAACTTTATGCCAAGCGTTGCAGTTATCTCAATGGATAACTACAATGATGCTAGTCGAATTGTTGATGGAAACTTTGATG ACCCACGCCTAACAGACTATGATACATTGCTGAAAAATATCAATGATCTGAAGACTGGGAAGCCAGCAGAGATTCCAATATATGATTTCAAATCTAGTTCGCGAATAGGATACAG GACCCTTGAAGTCCCTAGCTCCCGCATTGTGGTTATTGAGGGCATCTATGCTCTGAACGAAAAGTTGCGGCCTTTCCTGGATCTTCGCGTATCTGTGAATGGTGGAGTACACTTTGATCTCGTTAAAAGAGTTTTACGTGACATACAACGTGCTGGGCAGGAACCATCAGAAATAATCCATCAAGTATCTGAAACG GTTTATCCAATGTACAAGGCTTATATTGAGCCTGATCTCAAAACTGCACACATAAAAATTATCAACAAATTTAATCCTTTCTCTGGATTCCAGAGTCCTACTTACATTCTAAAG TCATCAAGGAATCCGAAGACAGAACTAATCAAGTCTGTCTTGTCTGAAGAACACACTGAGAGTACGGAACAGATTTATGACATATACCTTCTGCCACCTGGTGAAGATCCAGAGACATGCCAATCATATCTGAGGATGCGAAATAAAGATGGGAAATACAATCTCATGTTTGAG GAATGGGTCACTGATTCTCCATTTGTCATATCACCAAGAATCAGTTTTGAAGTTAGTGTGCGTCTTCTTGGTGGATTGATGGCTTTGGGATACACAATGGCGGCCATCCTCAAAAGAAGCAGCCATGTATTTTCTGATGAAAGGGTCTGTGTGAAAATTGACTGGCTTGAACAACTGAACCGCCACTATGTGCAG GTCCAAGGAAGAGATCGTGTTGTTGTAAAATGTATAGCTGATCAGCTGGGTTTGGAAGGCTCATATACTCCGCGTACATATATTGAGCAAATACAGCTAGAGAAGCTTGTGAATGAGGTTATG GCATTACCAGATGACTTGAAAACAAAGCTTAGCCTAGATGAAGATATTGTCGCAAGCCCTAAAGAAACTCTCTCTCGAGCCTCGGCGGAGAGAGTATCATGGAGAAATAAGAATATCAGAAG TTCTGATTATCGGAGGAATGACATGAGTGCGGAGTCAGGAACAAGATTATCAAACCAGGTGCaatga
- the LOC104105802 gene encoding inorganic pyrophosphatase TTM2-like isoform X4, with protein sequence MDTDTSDAESTSRRAGLLKDQVRLVKRKDCDRYEIVSIPDNLSFEKGFFIVIRACQLLVQKNNGLIMIGVAGPSGAGKTVFTEKILNFMPSVAVISMDNYNDASRIVDGNFDDPRLTDYDTLLKNINDLKTGKPAEIPIYDFKSSSRIGYRTLEVPSSRIVVIEGIYALNEKLRPFLDLRVSVNGGVHFDLVKRVLRDIQRAGQEPSEIIHQVSETVYPMYKAYIEPDLKTAHIKIINKFNPFSGFQSPTYILKSSRNPKTELIKSVLSEEHTESTEQIYDIYLLPPGEDPETCQSYLRMRNKDGKYNLMFEEWVTDSPFVISPRISFEVSVRLLGGLMALGYTMAAILKRSSHVFSDERVCVKIDWLEQLNRHYVQVQGRDRVVVKCIADQLGLEGSYTPRTYIEQIQLEKLVNEVMALPDDLKTKLSLDEDIVASPKETLSRASAERVSWRNKNIRSGLSHSYSTNRDKNLSNVSSDYRRNDMSAESGTRLSNQVQ encoded by the exons ATGGATACGGATACTTCAGATGCTGAATCGACTAGTCGGAGAGCTGGTCTCTTAAAGGACCAGGTTCGACTAGTTAAGAGAAAAGATTGTGATCGATATGAGATTGTCTCAATACCAGATAATTTGTCATTTGAGAAAGGATTCTTCATTGTAATCCGTGCATGCCAATTGTTGGTTCAGAAGAATAATGGACTGATAATGATAGGAGTAGCTGGTCCCTCTGGTGCCGGAAAGACTGTATTTACTGAGAAAATACTGAACTTTATGCCAAGCGTTGCAGTTATCTCAATGGATAACTACAATGATGCTAGTCGAATTGTTGATGGAAACTTTGATG ACCCACGCCTAACAGACTATGATACATTGCTGAAAAATATCAATGATCTGAAGACTGGGAAGCCAGCAGAGATTCCAATATATGATTTCAAATCTAGTTCGCGAATAGGATACAG GACCCTTGAAGTCCCTAGCTCCCGCATTGTGGTTATTGAGGGCATCTATGCTCTGAACGAAAAGTTGCGGCCTTTCCTGGATCTTCGCGTATCTGTGAATGGTGGAGTACACTTTGATCTCGTTAAAAGAGTTTTACGTGACATACAACGTGCTGGGCAGGAACCATCAGAAATAATCCATCAAGTATCTGAAACG GTTTATCCAATGTACAAGGCTTATATTGAGCCTGATCTCAAAACTGCACACATAAAAATTATCAACAAATTTAATCCTTTCTCTGGATTCCAGAGTCCTACTTACATTCTAAAG TCATCAAGGAATCCGAAGACAGAACTAATCAAGTCTGTCTTGTCTGAAGAACACACTGAGAGTACGGAACAGATTTATGACATATACCTTCTGCCACCTGGTGAAGATCCAGAGACATGCCAATCATATCTGAGGATGCGAAATAAAGATGGGAAATACAATCTCATGTTTGAG GAATGGGTCACTGATTCTCCATTTGTCATATCACCAAGAATCAGTTTTGAAGTTAGTGTGCGTCTTCTTGGTGGATTGATGGCTTTGGGATACACAATGGCGGCCATCCTCAAAAGAAGCAGCCATGTATTTTCTGATGAAAGGGTCTGTGTGAAAATTGACTGGCTTGAACAACTGAACCGCCACTATGTGCAG GTCCAAGGAAGAGATCGTGTTGTTGTAAAATGTATAGCTGATCAGCTGGGTTTGGAAGGCTCATATACTCCGCGTACATATATTGAGCAAATACAGCTAGAGAAGCTTGTGAATGAGGTTATG GCATTACCAGATGACTTGAAAACAAAGCTTAGCCTAGATGAAGATATTGTCGCAAGCCCTAAAGAAACTCTCTCTCGAGCCTCGGCGGAGAGAGTATCATGGAGAAATAAGAATATCAGAAG TGGATTGTCACATTCATATTCAACTAACAGGGACAAAAATCTATCAAATGTTAGTTCTGATTATCGGAGGAATGACATGAGTGCGGAGTCAGGAACAAGATTATCAAACCAGGTGCaatga
- the LOC104105802 gene encoding inorganic pyrophosphatase TTM2-like isoform X7, translating to MDTDTSDAESTSRRAGLLKDQVRLVKRKDCDRYEIVSIPDNLSFEKGFFIVIRACQLLVQKNNGLIMIGVAGPSGAGKTVFTEKILNFMPSVAVISMDNYNDASRIVDGNFDDPRLTDYDTLLKNINDLKTGKPAEIPIYDFKSSSRIGYRTLEVPSSRIVVIEGIYALNEKLRPFLDLRVSVNGGVHFDLVKRVLRDIQRAGQEPSEIIHQVSETVYPMYKAYIEPDLKTAHIKIINKFNPFSGFQSPTYILKSSRNPKTELIKSVLSEEHTESTEQIYDIYLLPPGEDPETCQSYLRMRNKDGKYNLMFEEWVTDSPFVISPRISFEVSVRLLGGLMALGYTMAAILKRSSHVFSDERVCVKIDWLEQLNRHYVQVQGRDRVVVKCIADQLGLEGSYTPRTYIEQIQLEKLVNEVMALPDDLKTKLSLDEDIVASPKETLSRASAERVSWRNKNIRRLSKNIQEHRRLLTMEWYNRV from the exons ATGGATACGGATACTTCAGATGCTGAATCGACTAGTCGGAGAGCTGGTCTCTTAAAGGACCAGGTTCGACTAGTTAAGAGAAAAGATTGTGATCGATATGAGATTGTCTCAATACCAGATAATTTGTCATTTGAGAAAGGATTCTTCATTGTAATCCGTGCATGCCAATTGTTGGTTCAGAAGAATAATGGACTGATAATGATAGGAGTAGCTGGTCCCTCTGGTGCCGGAAAGACTGTATTTACTGAGAAAATACTGAACTTTATGCCAAGCGTTGCAGTTATCTCAATGGATAACTACAATGATGCTAGTCGAATTGTTGATGGAAACTTTGATG ACCCACGCCTAACAGACTATGATACATTGCTGAAAAATATCAATGATCTGAAGACTGGGAAGCCAGCAGAGATTCCAATATATGATTTCAAATCTAGTTCGCGAATAGGATACAG GACCCTTGAAGTCCCTAGCTCCCGCATTGTGGTTATTGAGGGCATCTATGCTCTGAACGAAAAGTTGCGGCCTTTCCTGGATCTTCGCGTATCTGTGAATGGTGGAGTACACTTTGATCTCGTTAAAAGAGTTTTACGTGACATACAACGTGCTGGGCAGGAACCATCAGAAATAATCCATCAAGTATCTGAAACG GTTTATCCAATGTACAAGGCTTATATTGAGCCTGATCTCAAAACTGCACACATAAAAATTATCAACAAATTTAATCCTTTCTCTGGATTCCAGAGTCCTACTTACATTCTAAAG TCATCAAGGAATCCGAAGACAGAACTAATCAAGTCTGTCTTGTCTGAAGAACACACTGAGAGTACGGAACAGATTTATGACATATACCTTCTGCCACCTGGTGAAGATCCAGAGACATGCCAATCATATCTGAGGATGCGAAATAAAGATGGGAAATACAATCTCATGTTTGAG GAATGGGTCACTGATTCTCCATTTGTCATATCACCAAGAATCAGTTTTGAAGTTAGTGTGCGTCTTCTTGGTGGATTGATGGCTTTGGGATACACAATGGCGGCCATCCTCAAAAGAAGCAGCCATGTATTTTCTGATGAAAGGGTCTGTGTGAAAATTGACTGGCTTGAACAACTGAACCGCCACTATGTGCAG GTCCAAGGAAGAGATCGTGTTGTTGTAAAATGTATAGCTGATCAGCTGGGTTTGGAAGGCTCATATACTCCGCGTACATATATTGAGCAAATACAGCTAGAGAAGCTTGTGAATGAGGTTATG GCATTACCAGATGACTTGAAAACAAAGCTTAGCCTAGATGAAGATATTGTCGCAAGCCCTAAAGAAACTCTCTCTCGAGCCTCGGCGGAGAGAGTATCATGGAGAAATAAGAATATCAGAAG GTTAAGCAAAAACATTCAAGAGCATAGGAGGCTGCTGACTATGGAATGGTATAACCGTGTGTAG